From Cellulophaga lytica DSM 7489, a single genomic window includes:
- a CDS encoding leucine-rich repeat domain-containing protein — protein MKKNFTYTIIAFVAITLQAVTAQISSKEKAVLIDLYNATNGSEWTTKWDLNKPVSTWKGIKVEDNKVVGINLFRNNLDGTLPKTICKLKNLQDLNLAFNKINGEIPETITKLKELKTLHLEMNLLTGELPTKLGDLANLENLILFNNLIKGEIPKSIGKLKKLKELNVSSNKLTGIIPDELGSLTKLESLGLFENTLVGFVPRELGNLVELKELVIANNQLMGDIPQEFGQLVNLKVLQLQNNKFNSFKSLDFMQSKEILVFDFDGKNQAYSLET, from the coding sequence ATGAAAAAGAATTTTACTTACACAATTATAGCTTTTGTAGCCATTACGTTACAGGCAGTTACAGCACAAATTTCTTCAAAAGAGAAAGCGGTGTTAATAGATTTGTACAACGCTACAAATGGTAGTGAATGGACAACTAAGTGGGATTTAAATAAACCGGTTTCTACTTGGAAAGGAATTAAAGTAGAAGATAATAAAGTTGTTGGTATAAATTTGTTTAGAAATAATTTAGATGGAACTTTACCAAAAACAATATGTAAGCTAAAAAACTTACAAGATTTAAATTTAGCGTTTAATAAAATAAACGGAGAAATACCAGAAACAATTACTAAGTTAAAGGAGTTAAAAACACTTCATTTAGAAATGAACTTGTTAACTGGTGAGTTACCTACTAAACTGGGAGACTTAGCCAATTTAGAAAATCTAATTTTATTTAATAACCTAATAAAAGGCGAGATTCCTAAAAGCATAGGAAAATTAAAAAAATTGAAAGAGTTAAATGTTTCTAGCAATAAGTTAACAGGTATAATTCCTGATGAGTTAGGAAGTTTAACTAAGTTAGAAAGCCTAGGACTTTTTGAAAACACTTTAGTTGGTTTTGTGCCAAGAGAGTTGGGTAATCTAGTAGAGTTAAAAGAGTTGGTAATTGCCAATAACCAATTAATGGGAGATATACCTCAAGAATTTGGACAATTGGTTAACCTTAAAGTATTACAATTACAAAATAATAAATTTAATAGCTTTAAAAGTTTAGACTTTATGCAGTCTAAAGAGATTTTAGTTTTTGATTTTGACGGAAAAAACCAAGCTTACAGTTTAGAGACTTAA
- a CDS encoding ABC-F family ATP-binding cassette domain-containing protein, with product MLNIHNLSVSFGGEFLFEEISFRLNPGNRVGLIGKNGAGKSTLLKLLSKEMPIDSGTIAADKDVKIGFLKQDIDFVEGRSVLEESYQAFEEIKALELKLDEINHQLAERTDYESESYSQLIIDLNDITHHYEILGGYNYQGETEKVLQGLGFSREDFDKKTETFSGGWRMRIELAKLLLQTNDVLLLDEPTNHLDIESIIWLEQFLKGYSGAVVIVSHDKMFLDNVTNRTIEISLGRIYDYNKPYSEYLIQRNELKTQQLSAQKNQEKQIQQTEKLIEKFRAKASKATMAQSLIKKLDKIDRIEVDEDDNSVMNLRFPISITPGKIIAEIENLSKNYGEKQVLNNIDLLIERDSKTAFVGQNGQGKSTLAKIMVGELDYTGHLKLGHNVQIGYFAQNQAEYLDGTKTILDTMIDAANETNRSKVRDILGSFLFRGDDVDKYVRVLSGGERNRLALAKMLLQPLNVLVMDEPTNHLDIKSKNVLKQALQNFEGTLILVSHDRDFLQGLTNKVYEFKDQKIREYLGDIDYYLEQRKAENFRAIEKKTKVKQEVKKEENKKVDYKDQKKIKSLKNKLSNVESEISTLESTIKKIDEKLLLEYEATIAEPDFFDKYEAKKKKLKELMATWEDLTLSLEDM from the coding sequence ATGCTTAATATTCACAATTTATCTGTCTCTTTTGGAGGAGAATTTTTATTCGAAGAAATTTCTTTTAGACTAAATCCTGGAAACCGTGTTGGGTTAATAGGAAAAAATGGAGCAGGTAAATCTACACTGTTAAAACTACTTTCTAAAGAAATGCCAATAGATAGTGGTACAATAGCCGCAGATAAAGATGTAAAAATTGGTTTTTTAAAACAAGATATAGATTTTGTAGAAGGCAGATCTGTTTTAGAAGAGTCTTACCAGGCGTTTGAAGAAATAAAAGCATTAGAGTTAAAGTTAGATGAAATAAATCATCAGCTAGCAGAACGTACAGATTATGAAAGCGAAAGTTATAGTCAGCTTATAATAGACTTAAATGATATTACGCATCATTATGAAATTCTTGGAGGTTATAACTACCAAGGAGAAACAGAAAAAGTGTTACAGGGTTTAGGTTTTAGTAGAGAAGATTTTGATAAAAAAACCGAAACATTTTCTGGTGGTTGGCGTATGCGTATAGAGTTGGCTAAATTACTATTACAAACCAATGATGTATTGTTGTTAGATGAGCCTACCAACCACTTAGATATAGAATCTATTATTTGGTTAGAGCAATTTTTAAAAGGATATTCTGGTGCAGTGGTAATTGTATCGCATGATAAAATGTTTTTAGATAATGTTACCAACAGAACCATAGAAATATCTTTAGGTAGAATATACGATTACAATAAACCTTATTCAGAATACCTAATTCAGCGTAATGAGCTTAAAACACAACAATTAAGTGCGCAAAAAAATCAAGAAAAGCAAATACAGCAAACAGAAAAGCTGATAGAGAAATTTAGAGCAAAAGCATCTAAGGCAACTATGGCACAATCTTTAATTAAAAAATTAGATAAGATTGATAGGATAGAGGTAGATGAGGATGATAATAGTGTTATGAATTTACGTTTTCCGATATCTATAACTCCTGGAAAAATTATTGCTGAGATTGAAAATTTATCTAAAAACTACGGAGAAAAGCAAGTATTAAATAATATAGATTTATTAATAGAACGCGATAGTAAAACTGCATTTGTTGGACAAAACGGACAAGGTAAATCTACTTTGGCTAAAATTATGGTGGGTGAGTTAGATTATACAGGCCATTTAAAACTAGGACACAATGTACAAATAGGGTATTTTGCGCAAAACCAAGCAGAGTATTTAGATGGTACCAAAACCATTTTAGATACTATGATTGATGCTGCTAATGAAACCAACCGAAGCAAAGTTAGAGATATTTTAGGATCATTTTTATTTAGAGGAGATGATGTAGATAAGTATGTAAGAGTATTGTCTGGTGGTGAGCGTAACCGTTTAGCATTAGCTAAAATGCTGTTGCAACCGCTAAATGTTTTGGTAATGGATGAACCTACCAACCACTTAGATATAAAATCTAAAAACGTTTTAAAACAAGCTCTGCAAAATTTTGAGGGCACATTAATACTTGTATCTCATGATAGAGATTTTTTACAAGGCTTAACCAATAAAGTATACGAGTTTAAAGATCAAAAAATACGCGAGTATTTAGGAGATATAGATTATTATTTAGAACAACGTAAAGCAGAAAATTTTAGGGCTATAGAAAAAAAGACCAAGGTAAAGCAAGAAGTAAAAAAAGAGGAGAATAAAAAAGTAGATTATAAAGATCAGAAAAAAATAAAATCATTAAAAAATAAACTTAGTAATGTAGAAAGTGAAATTTCTACCTTAGAAAGTACTATTAAAAAGATAGATGAAAAACTTTTATTGGAGTATGAAGCTACCATTGCTGAGCCAGATTTTTTTGATAAATATGAAGCCAAAAAGAAAAAATTAAAAGAATTAATGGCTACTTGGGAAGATTTAACCCTTAGTCTAGAAGATATGTAA
- a CDS encoding DUF983 domain-containing protein translates to MLKKGNKLGSILTGTCPKCHSESMYKDKNPYHLSNVYDMHERCSHCGTKYQMEPSFFYGAMYVSYGVGIAFAVAAFFISYLFIKTSLLVSFICIVATLIGFMPIIMRLSRNIWINMFMHYDKNAVANFKKQK, encoded by the coding sequence ATGTTAAAAAAAGGAAACAAACTTGGCAGTATTTTAACAGGAACTTGTCCTAAATGTCATTCTGAGAGTATGTATAAGGATAAAAACCCTTACCATTTATCAAATGTTTACGATATGCACGAGCGCTGTTCTCATTGTGGTACCAAATATCAAATGGAACCTTCTTTTTTTTATGGTGCAATGTATGTTAGTTATGGCGTTGGTATTGCCTTTGCTGTTGCTGCATTTTTTATTTCATATTTGTTTATTAAAACAAGTCTGCTAGTAAGTTTTATTTGTATTGTTGCTACGTTAATTGGTTTTATGCCTATAATTATGAGACTTTCTCGTAATATATGGATTAATATGTTTATGCATTACGATAAAAACGCAGTTGCTAACTTTAAGAAACAGAAGTAA
- a CDS encoding NAD(P)/FAD-dependent oxidoreductase, translating to MVNYVIVGLGLAGISFCETLEQNNKTFKVIADSSQTSSVVAGGLYNPVILKRFTLAWNAKHQLDIALLFYKTLEKKLQVQLDYKIPVLRRFASVEEQNMWFEAMDKPSLSYFLSPKIIQNKNANIDANFGYGEVLHTGRIDTKELLSTYKNYLISKNALLQETFNFNALTIEDDCINYKGIKAEKIIFATGFGLKNNPYFNYLPLNGTKGELLTIKAPDLKEERVIKSSVFIIPMGNNLYRIGATYNRDDKTNNTSQAAKEELLTKLHTFLKCNYEVVDHKAGVRPTVADRKPLVGEHPKHKNIFVLNGFGSRGVMAGPYAAQQLYNFIENNKPLAAEIDCKRFVKRYLTSVS from the coding sequence ATGGTAAATTATGTAATTGTAGGTCTTGGTTTGGCAGGTATATCTTTTTGTGAGACACTAGAGCAAAACAATAAAACGTTTAAGGTAATTGCAGATAGTTCACAGACATCTTCTGTAGTTGCTGGCGGGTTGTATAATCCTGTAATTTTAAAACGCTTTACGTTAGCTTGGAATGCAAAACACCAATTAGATATTGCTTTGCTATTTTATAAAACACTAGAAAAAAAATTACAAGTACAGTTAGACTATAAAATACCAGTGCTACGTAGGTTTGCATCTGTAGAAGAACAAAATATGTGGTTTGAGGCTATGGATAAACCTAGTCTTAGTTATTTTTTGTCGCCTAAAATTATTCAAAATAAAAATGCTAATATAGATGCTAATTTTGGCTACGGAGAGGTTTTACACACAGGTAGAATAGATACTAAAGAGCTTTTATCTACCTATAAAAATTACCTTATTTCTAAAAATGCTTTGCTGCAAGAAACTTTTAATTTTAATGCACTAACAATTGAAGATGATTGTATAAACTACAAAGGCATAAAAGCAGAAAAAATAATTTTTGCAACTGGTTTTGGGCTAAAAAACAATCCATATTTTAATTATTTGCCTTTAAATGGAACCAAAGGCGAGCTTTTAACTATAAAAGCACCAGATTTAAAGGAAGAAAGAGTTATAAAGTCATCGGTTTTTATTATTCCAATGGGTAATAATTTATACAGAATTGGAGCTACATATAACAGAGATGATAAAACTAACAATACTTCACAAGCAGCTAAAGAAGAGTTGTTAACTAAGCTTCATACATTTTTAAAATGTAATTATGAGGTGGTAGACCACAAAGCAGGCGTAAGACCCACGGTAGCAGACCGTAAACCACTTGTAGGTGAGCACCCCAAACATAAAAACATATTTGTGTTAAACGGTTTTGGCTCTAGAGGAGTAATGGCTGGGCCATATGCAGCACAGCAGTTGTACAATTTTATAGAAAATAATAAGCCACTTGCAGCAGAAATAGACTGTAAACGTTTTGTAAAAAGGTATCTTACTTCTGTTTCTTAA
- the gldN gene encoding gliding motility protein GldN, with protein sequence MNWKNILVVGFLAVSSISAMAQSNVLNAKKPEEIGVKTEAQIKKDNDGPLKYGYVDDRDVLWSTTVWEVIDLDERVNFPLYYPIDTIDIGKNRRSLYHVLMKAIKSGELEVYADSYFTEKRKLEDLKASMQKVDTTDYGYDQYNAGEEVSEEYINKRDLVAADLEEYLIKGMWYFDKRQGELKYRLLGIAPVAPDVNFIDDESVDIDGNKIPLFWVWYPDAREILHKAKVFNQRNSASPISFDMLLNSRRFHATIYKEENVHGDRKIKDYISDNALFQLLEAKRIKEVIRDREQDMWSY encoded by the coding sequence ATGAATTGGAAAAACATTTTAGTAGTAGGATTTTTAGCAGTGTCTTCAATATCTGCTATGGCGCAATCAAACGTATTGAATGCAAAAAAGCCAGAAGAAATAGGTGTAAAAACTGAGGCACAAATTAAAAAAGATAATGACGGACCTTTAAAGTATGGTTACGTAGACGACAGAGATGTTTTATGGTCTACAACTGTATGGGAAGTTATAGATTTAGATGAGCGTGTAAACTTTCCGTTATACTACCCTATAGATACAATTGATATAGGAAAAAACAGAAGGTCTTTATACCACGTTTTAATGAAAGCTATTAAAAGCGGAGAATTAGAAGTTTATGCAGATTCTTACTTTACAGAAAAAAGAAAGTTAGAAGATTTAAAAGCTTCTATGCAAAAAGTAGATACAACAGATTACGGTTATGACCAGTACAATGCTGGTGAAGAAGTATCTGAAGAATACATTAATAAAAGAGATCTTGTAGCAGCAGATTTAGAAGAATACCTAATTAAAGGAATGTGGTATTTTGATAAAAGACAAGGTGAGTTAAAATATCGTTTATTAGGTATTGCACCAGTTGCACCAGATGTTAACTTTATAGATGATGAATCTGTAGATATAGATGGTAATAAAATTCCTTTATTTTGGGTTTGGTACCCAGATGCCAGAGAAATATTACATAAAGCAAAAGTCTTTAACCAGCGTAATTCTGCAAGTCCAATTTCTTTTGATATGTTGCTAAACTCTAGAAGGTTTCATGCAACAATTTACAAAGAAGAAAATGTACACGGAGATCGTAAAATTAAAGATTACATTTCAGACAACGCATTGTTCCAGTTACTAGAAGCCAAAAGAATTAAAGAGGTTATTAGAGACAGAGAACAAGATATGTGGAGCTATTAA
- the gldM gene encoding gliding motility protein GldM has product MAGGKQSPRQRMVNLMYLVFICMLALNMSKEVLAAFGLMNVKMEASNKKTTENNVAFLEGLGTKAEENAAKYAEDYKKAQKVQAISQEYYDYLEGLKKEMTKNVEDPTDYQVMDKSDYLDQKFFSGENLAPGGKEFMKRIKDYREQVSSLVPDKIKGSVKARFETGDANGKVEKKDKTKQDWINYHYEGFPLIASLTKITALQSDIKATEEDALKAMLEGNLTDQVSLKKFKTSLFGSKSAFYAGEKYDGKIIISKTDDTSTPVRAELTLDGRKLKEGTDYQLEAGGVKMLIGAGNPGDHEVAGTLFFKQDGEEVPVEVKNSFATISKPSAALIAADKMNVVYRGVANPMTISIPGIPNNKVRASAPGLKPVSGSKYVMTPGSGRTVTIKASGTLPDGKPVSSSSEFRIKDIPSPTGSIRGETGSVKMPRKNLEVSTIGAILEDFDFDLNIGVSGFSFKVPGQPTIRVNGRKLDSRAKSALKRAKRGDMVQIFNIQAYITNNKSYRLKKVSSVLVEITN; this is encoded by the coding sequence ATGGCAGGAGGAAAACAGTCACCACGTCAGAGAATGGTAAACTTAATGTACTTAGTGTTCATTTGTATGCTGGCGTTAAATATGAGTAAAGAAGTTCTAGCTGCATTCGGCTTAATGAATGTAAAGATGGAAGCTTCTAACAAAAAAACAACAGAAAACAACGTAGCTTTTTTAGAAGGTCTTGGAACAAAGGCTGAAGAAAACGCAGCAAAATATGCTGAGGATTACAAAAAAGCACAAAAAGTACAAGCAATATCTCAAGAGTATTATGACTATTTAGAAGGTCTTAAGAAAGAGATGACTAAGAACGTTGAGGATCCTACAGATTACCAAGTTATGGATAAGTCTGATTATTTAGATCAAAAATTCTTTAGCGGAGAAAATTTAGCTCCAGGTGGTAAAGAGTTCATGAAAAGAATTAAAGACTACCGTGAGCAAGTATCTAGCCTTGTGCCAGATAAAATTAAAGGATCTGTAAAAGCTAGATTTGAAACTGGTGACGCTAATGGTAAAGTAGAGAAGAAAGATAAAACCAAGCAAGATTGGATTAACTATCACTATGAAGGTTTTCCTTTAATAGCTTCTTTAACTAAAATTACAGCTTTACAGTCTGATATTAAAGCAACTGAAGAAGACGCTTTAAAAGCAATGTTAGAAGGTAATTTAACAGACCAAGTTTCTTTAAAGAAATTTAAAACATCACTTTTTGGATCTAAATCAGCATTTTATGCAGGTGAAAAGTATGATGGTAAAATTATAATTAGCAAAACTGATGATACATCTACTCCAGTAAGAGCAGAGTTAACATTAGATGGTAGAAAATTAAAAGAAGGTACAGATTATCAGCTAGAAGCTGGAGGTGTTAAAATGTTAATTGGTGCTGGTAACCCAGGAGATCACGAAGTAGCAGGTACACTTTTCTTTAAGCAAGATGGTGAAGAAGTTCCAGTAGAAGTTAAAAATTCTTTTGCAACTATATCTAAGCCAAGTGCAGCATTAATTGCAGCAGATAAAATGAACGTTGTTTACCGTGGTGTTGCTAACCCAATGACAATTTCTATACCTGGTATACCAAACAATAAAGTAAGAGCTTCTGCTCCTGGTTTAAAGCCTGTAAGTGGTAGCAAGTATGTTATGACTCCTGGTTCTGGTAGAACAGTAACAATTAAAGCTTCTGGTACATTACCAGATGGCAAACCAGTTAGTTCTTCTTCAGAATTTAGAATTAAAGATATACCAAGTCCAACAGGTTCTATTAGAGGAGAAACTGGTAGCGTTAAAATGCCTCGTAAAAACTTAGAAGTTTCTACAATAGGTGCAATATTAGAAGATTTTGATTTTGATTTAAATATTGGTGTAAGCGGCTTTAGCTTTAAAGTTCCAGGACAACCAACAATAAGAGTTAATGGTAGAAAATTAGACAGTAGAGCTAAGTCTGCATTAAAAAGAGCAAAAAGAGGTGATATGGTTCAGATATTTAATATCCAAGCTTATATTACAAATAACAAGAGTTACAGATTAAAGAAAGTTTCTAGTGTACTTGTAGAAATTACAAACTAG
- the gldL gene encoding gliding motility protein GldL gives MAQSKSTKKLFNMAYGLGASVVIIGALFKILHWELGPLNGGVLLAIGLITEALIFAISAFEPIEDELDWSLVYPELAGGEGSAKKKNEALEVKETEASLSKKLDDMLKEAGVDAELMGSLGNSIKNFEGAAKGIAPTVDAMESTRKYSEEMVQAATQMESLNSLYKVQLESASRQASINEEVVQNSSALKDQMESLATNLSSLNGVYGGMLSAMSKN, from the coding sequence ATGGCACAATCAAAATCAACAAAGAAATTATTTAATATGGCCTATGGCCTTGGAGCATCTGTAGTAATTATTGGAGCATTGTTTAAAATTCTTCACTGGGAGTTAGGTCCATTAAACGGTGGTGTATTATTAGCAATTGGTCTTATTACAGAGGCACTTATTTTTGCCATTAGTGCATTTGAGCCAATAGAAGACGAGTTAGATTGGTCTTTAGTATACCCAGAGTTAGCAGGTGGTGAAGGATCAGCTAAAAAGAAAAACGAAGCTTTAGAAGTTAAAGAAACAGAAGCATCTTTATCTAAAAAATTAGATGATATGTTAAAAGAAGCTGGTGTTGATGCAGAATTAATGGGAAGCCTTGGTAACAGCATTAAAAACTTTGAAGGTGCTGCTAAAGGAATTGCTCCTACTGTAGACGCAATGGAATCTACTAGAAAGTATTCTGAAGAAATGGTACAGGCTGCTACGCAGATGGAATCATTAAACAGCTTATACAAAGTACAATTAGAGAGTGCTAGCAGACAAGCTTCAATTAATGAAGAAGTAGTACAAAACTCTTCAGCATTAAAAGATCAAATGGAATCTTTAGCTACTAACTTATCTTCTTTAAACGGAGTATACGGTGGTATGTTATCAGCAATGAGTAAAAACTAA
- the gldK gene encoding gliding motility lipoprotein GldK has product MKKLLLMSMGFVLLLGSCGKSGTKGELVGAQGKKWYPEKPYGMELIPRGSFIMGKTEEDQAQVLNAPTKTVTVTSFYMDDTEITNSEYRQFVEWVKDSITRTKLAILADELGLGPEDGGIGDYAFKDADTTKMSEYDKYMMDNYGGGGPLGYEGRALNKDEKLIWDTSEFPDEYYVEVMDKLYIPEEEAYNGQRTIDVTQLIYKYSWMDIDAAARSKTGSRKDFIKQTELPIYPDTTVWIKDFEYSYNEPMHNDYFWHDAYSEYPVVGVTWDQATAFCNWRTKLKNDDQKSRGKQPVNKFRLPTEAEWEYAARGGIEGGMYPWGGPYVISDTGCYMANFKPQRGDYAADAALYTVEAKSYEPNDFNLYNMAGNVSEWTSSSYDPSTYDFVSTMNPNGGDSGNARRVIRGGSWKDVAYFLQVSTRDYEYRDSARSYIGFRTVQDYMGEEDSTD; this is encoded by the coding sequence ATGAAGAAACTATTGTTAATGTCCATGGGATTTGTTCTTTTACTTGGCAGTTGTGGTAAGTCAGGAACAAAAGGAGAATTGGTAGGAGCCCAAGGAAAAAAATGGTATCCGGAGAAACCTTATGGTATGGAATTGATCCCAAGAGGATCTTTTATCATGGGTAAAACAGAAGAAGACCAAGCGCAGGTTTTAAATGCGCCAACTAAAACTGTTACAGTAACTTCTTTTTATATGGATGATACTGAAATAACAAATAGTGAGTATCGTCAGTTTGTAGAATGGGTTAAAGATTCTATCACAAGAACAAAATTGGCAATACTGGCAGACGAGTTAGGCTTAGGCCCAGAAGATGGTGGTATTGGAGATTATGCATTTAAAGATGCAGATACAACTAAAATGTCTGAGTATGATAAGTATATGATGGACAACTACGGAGGTGGTGGCCCATTAGGATATGAAGGTAGAGCTTTAAATAAGGATGAAAAACTTATTTGGGACACGTCTGAATTTCCAGATGAGTACTATGTAGAGGTAATGGATAAATTATACATACCTGAAGAAGAAGCATACAACGGCCAACGTACTATAGATGTAACACAACTTATATACAAGTATAGTTGGATGGATATTGACGCAGCTGCAAGATCTAAAACTGGAAGCAGAAAAGATTTTATTAAGCAGACAGAGTTACCAATATACCCAGATACAACAGTTTGGATTAAAGATTTTGAATACTCTTATAACGAGCCAATGCATAACGATTATTTTTGGCATGATGCTTATAGTGAGTACCCTGTAGTTGGTGTTACTTGGGATCAAGCAACAGCTTTTTGTAACTGGAGAACAAAATTAAAGAACGACGACCAAAAAAGTAGAGGTAAACAACCAGTAAACAAATTTAGATTGCCTACAGAAGCAGAGTGGGAGTACGCTGCAAGAGGCGGTATTGAAGGTGGTATGTACCCATGGGGTGGTCCTTATGTTATTAGTGACACAGGTTGCTATATGGCAAACTTTAAGCCACAAAGAGGAGATTACGCTGCAGATGCAGCATTATATACAGTAGAGGCTAAATCTTATGAGCCTAACGACTTTAACTTGTATAATATGGCTGGTAACGTGTCTGAATGGACAAGCTCTAGCTACGACCCAAGTACTTATGATTTTGTATCTACAATGAATCCTAACGGAGGAGATAGTGGAAACGCAAGAAGAGTAATACGTGGTGGTTCTTGGAAAGATGTTGCTTACTTCTTACAAGTATCTACAAGAGATTATGAATACAGAGATTCTGCCCGTAGTTATATTGGCTTTAGAACTGTACAAGATTATATGGGAGAAGAAGATTCTACCGACTAA
- a CDS encoding formimidoylglutamase gives MAFDFLTPVADKVIAHCELLPSQALGKKIYKHTKKEGLPVLAMASIAIIGVNEARNAFEKKAEPLDLSGVRLELYKLMVGNWNSTIIDLGDVEPGEKVSDTYFVVKEVIAGLIEENIVPIVIGPTQDLTYPCYRAFDGLRNMINLVNVDSRFDFGDHEELISSHSYMSKIITDKPNNLFNFSNIGYQSYFNSQEEIDLMERLFFDAYRLGEVTSDITLVEPILRNAHIVSLDARAVRASEMGMLNNFSPNGFTGREICAIARYAGISEKLAVFGVFESENSNQSFQLVAQIIWYFIEGYNFRVQELPYLNKEAFTKYIVPSDLEELVFYKSNLTERWWVEVPSILNSYNKNEMPALLPCTKADYVEATNQNIPERWFKAFKKGLN, from the coding sequence ATGGCGTTCGATTTTTTGACTCCAGTGGCAGATAAAGTAATAGCTCATTGTGAGCTATTACCGTCGCAAGCATTAGGAAAAAAAATATATAAACACACAAAAAAAGAAGGATTGCCAGTTTTGGCAATGGCATCTATAGCTATAATTGGTGTAAACGAAGCCAGAAATGCTTTTGAAAAAAAAGCAGAACCTTTAGATTTATCTGGAGTTAGGCTAGAGCTATACAAACTAATGGTAGGTAATTGGAACTCTACCATTATAGATTTAGGAGATGTAGAGCCAGGCGAAAAAGTTAGTGACACATATTTTGTAGTAAAAGAAGTAATAGCTGGCTTAATAGAAGAAAATATAGTGCCAATAGTAATTGGTCCTACACAAGACCTAACATACCCTTGTTACAGAGCTTTTGACGGACTCCGAAATATGATTAACCTAGTAAATGTAGATAGTAGGTTTGATTTTGGAGATCATGAAGAGCTTATTTCCTCTCATTCCTATATGAGTAAAATTATTACAGATAAGCCCAATAATTTATTTAATTTTTCAAATATTGGCTATCAAAGCTATTTTAACTCTCAAGAAGAAATAGACTTAATGGAGCGTCTTTTTTTTGATGCTTATCGTTTAGGAGAGGTAACATCAGATATTACCTTGGTAGAGCCAATTCTACGAAATGCACATATTGTTAGTTTAGATGCACGAGCTGTGCGCGCAAGCGAAATGGGAATGTTAAATAATTTTTCTCCAAACGGATTTACAGGAAGAGAAATTTGTGCCATTGCAAGGTATGCAGGTATAAGTGAAAAATTAGCAGTGTTTGGCGTTTTTGAAAGCGAAAACTCAAACCAATCATTTCAGTTAGTAGCCCAAATAATATGGTACTTTATAGAAGGATACAACTTTAGAGTACAAGAACTACCTTATTTAAATAAAGAAGCATTTACAAAGTATATAGTTCCGTCAGACTTAGAGGAACTAGTTTTTTATAAAAGTAATTTAACAGAAAGATGGTGGGTAGAAGTGCCATCAATTTTAAATTCATATAATAAAAACGAAATGCCTGCGTTATTACCCTGCACCAAGGCGGATTATGTTGAGGCTACCAACCAAAACATTCCAGAAAGGTGGTTTAAGGCATTTAAAAAAGGCCTCAATTAA